From one Anabas testudineus chromosome 18, fAnaTes1.2, whole genome shotgun sequence genomic stretch:
- the LOC113168227 gene encoding zinc finger protein 25-like — protein sequence MSKAGILRGFITETLAAASREIVAAVDRLIAGYEEEASGFRLELDRQRKQLETLQPQVTLIGSGVKCSRSLCHDEEEEVENDDEPPEYLEDLNDQTPSRSQFEKRKPGRPQISKTQKYIDLKICILEDSQTELLSKNVLKMCPVLKLKCPRSLQEDEFLDLLKATFPQLAGENKPFDILTSNKRRRLQRLRLKTVTPEEIQSHVSCTDLGKSTLYIRLKEQKEPQPSEKQNHPLQTQSISTEDFLSTSAMLTCEIRPQTRTHSPLVQEVEGSRVVISSSSSTSHHQDVETDEADDVDFIIAEPAEGKREGAREQANDDNDWNPDDSAEELRESDAESPSKRAKKQKSRHCCVPAAETKPEVSDDILFCQVCGDLHKSEDAFVKHAWSHVDDLESPCGVCGALSESAEALRDHLQARHKTDDCHICGETFLSTLSLSEHVAAHSGERPHECNVCHDVFALEVSLQNHQKLHEPGKTHKCYTCHEVFELKEQLNAHYSAHADKKTHLCGVCGKSLSDYRSLSRHKFTHTGERPHSCHICGRRFKLIGTLRQHEKTHTNRERSYLCDVCCKMFLTSKQLQIHMRMHTNEKPYHCGECGKGFTTKGPLTIHMRVHTGETPYHCPDCGCSFKRKSNLDEHLTVHSGVKAFVCGICGKACARKTHLTVHMRTHNGERPYKCTVCDKAFTQSHCLKTHMKSHQVGETPV from the exons ATGTCTAAAGCTGGTATTCTGAGAGGATTTATCACCGAGACACTCGCCGCTGCCTCCCGGGAAATCGTAGCGGCTGTAGACAGACTCATCGCCGGGTACGAGGAGGAGGCTTCGGGCTTCAGACTGGAGCTCGACCggcagaggaagcagctggAGACTCTACAGCCTCAGGTCACACTCATCGGATCCG GTGTGAAGTGCAGCAGGAGCCTCTGTCacgatgaggaggaggaggtagaaAATGACGACGAGCCCCCTGAGTATCTGGAAGACTTGAACGATCAAACTCCATCAAG AAGTCAGTTTGAGAAGAGGAAACCCGGCAGACCTCAGATaagcaaaacacagaaatatattgATCTCAAGATCTGCATCCTGGAGGACTCACAAACCGAATTACTGTCAAAAAATg TTCTTAAGATGTGTCCAGTGCTGAAGCTGAAGTGTCCACGCAGCCTGCAGGAGGATGAGTTTCTGGACCTGCTGAAGGCCACCTTCCCTCAGCTGGCTGGAGAGAACAAACCTTTTGACATCTTGACGTCCAACAAGAGACGGAGGCTACAGCGTCTGAGACTAAAGACAGTGACCCCAGAGGAGATCCAGAGTCATGTCAGCTGCACAGATTTGGGGAAGTCAACACTTTATATCCGGCTGAAG gaACAAAAGGAACCCCAGCCCAGCGAGAAACAAAATCACCCCTTACAAACACAATCCATCAGCACTGAAGATTTCCTGTCCACCTCCGCCATGTTAACATGTGAAATCAGGCCACAAACAAg GACCCACAGCCCTCTTGTTCAGGAGGTCGAAGGCAGCAGAGTGGTGATTTCTTCCAGCAGCTCAACGTCACACCATCAAGATGTGGAAACAGATGAGGCTGATGATGTTGATTTTATAATTGCAGAGCCAGCTGAGGGTAAAAGAGAAGGCGCAAGAGAACAGGCAAATGACGACAATGACTGGAATCCAGACGACAGTGCCGAGGAGCTGAGGGAGAGTGACGCTGAATCACCGTCGAAAAgggcaaagaaacaaaaatccaGACATTGTTGTGTCCCAGCCGCTGAGACAAAGCCTGAGGTCAGTGATGACATTCTCTTCTGCCAAGTCTGCGGCGATCTGCACAAATCAGAAGACGCGTTTGTCAAACACGCCTGGAGTCACGTGGACGATTTAGAAAGTCCTTGTGGAGTGTGTGGAGCACTTTCAGAGTCTGCAGAGGCACTGAGGGATCACCTTCAAGCTCGCCACAAGACCGATGACTGTCACATTTGTGGAGAGACTTTCCTCAGCACTCTCAGTCTCAGCGAACATGTGGCTGCTCACTCAGGAGAGAGACCACATGAATGCAACGTCTGCCATGATGTGTTTGCGTTGGAGGTTTCCCTGCAAAATCACCAGAAACTTCACGAGCCGGGTAAAACTCACAAATGTTACACTTGCCACGAAGTGTTTGAGCTGAAGGAACAGTTAAATGCTCATTACAGCGCTCACGCGGACAAGAAGACGCACCTCTGCGGCGTGTGCGGTAAGTCCCTCAGCGACTACAGATCTTTGTCCCGCCACAAGTTCACCCACACGGGCGAAAGACCGCACAGCTGTCACATTTGTGGGAGGCGTTTCAAACTTATCGGGACGCTGAGGCAGCACGAGAAGACTCATACGAACAGAGAGAGATCGTACCTCTGCGACGTCTGCTGCAAAATGTTCCTCACGAGCAAGCAGCTGCAGATCCACATGAGGATGCACACCAACGAGAAGCCGTACCACTGCGGCGAATGCGGGAAGGGCTTCACCACCAAGGGACCCTTGACGATTCACATGCGGGTCCACACTGGGGAGACACCTTACCACTGTCCTGACTGTGGATGTTCCTTCAAACGCAAGAGCAATCTGGACGAGCACCTGACCGTCCATTCGGGCGTCAAGGCATTTGTCTGCGGCATTTGCGGGAAAGCGTGCGCTCGCAAAACGCACCTGACGGTCCACATGAGAACCCACAATGGGGAGAGACCGTACAAGTGCACTGTGTGCGACAAAGCTTTCACTCAGAGCCactgtctgaaaacacacatgaagaGCCACCAGGTGGGTGAAACTCCAGTGTAA